In a genomic window of Roseiflexus castenholzii DSM 13941:
- the asnB gene encoding asparagine synthase (glutamine-hydrolyzing): MCGICGIATPDLQQPVDAALLRRMNARIIHRGPDSDGFHVESGLGMAMRRLAIIDVRGGHQPIAGEDGQTLVTFNGEIFNFQELRRELEQYGHRFATSSDTEVIVHAYEQWGDDALLRFNGMFAFALWDRRKRRLLLARDGMGKKPLFWWHSSVHGLLWGSEAKCILAAPWVARQVEPLALHHYLTLQYTPDPLTMFQGVFQLPAAHKLVFEAGAAPKIERWRQIAFEPKLNLSDTEAIEQARVLLREAVARRLIAEVPLGAFLSGGIDSSIIVALMAEQMSAPVKTFSIGFDEPLFSETRYARAVAERYATDHHEFIFRPADLTATIEAVVEACDEPLADPAALPLFELSRQTRRHVTVALCGDGGDETLAGYRRYALDGLLRPYAALPAWITRRAVPAAVGWLPDPTWIPEDRSPITGLKRLAQWSATTPKASLVRWGSYFSHDDKLALYTDRWRDAFANVDTADLIAAAYDNARAASHLDRTLHADHVTYLAGDLLPKTDRMSMAHAVEVRAPLLDDWWVAWTARLPERFKVRGTQTKWLLKAAFGDKLPPEVAARGKQGFSVPVGQWLRGELRAWARERLLGNPALREWFRPAALAQLLAEHDSGRINHGKRLWALLLFGVWVERYVIQEVWNKA; this comes from the coding sequence ATGTGCGGCATTTGCGGCATCGCAACCCCTGATCTTCAACAACCCGTCGATGCGGCGCTGCTCCGGCGCATGAACGCACGCATCATCCACCGCGGACCCGACAGTGACGGGTTTCATGTCGAAAGTGGACTGGGTATGGCGATGCGACGCCTGGCAATCATCGACGTGCGCGGCGGACACCAACCGATTGCCGGTGAAGACGGGCAGACGCTGGTCACGTTCAACGGCGAAATCTTCAACTTCCAGGAATTGCGCCGCGAACTGGAGCAGTATGGGCACCGCTTCGCTACCTCTAGCGATACCGAGGTGATCGTTCACGCCTACGAGCAATGGGGCGACGATGCGCTGCTGCGTTTCAACGGCATGTTCGCCTTTGCCCTGTGGGACCGGCGGAAGCGGCGGTTGTTGCTGGCGCGCGACGGAATGGGGAAGAAGCCGCTCTTCTGGTGGCACAGCTCCGTTCACGGGTTGCTCTGGGGGTCGGAAGCCAAATGCATCCTGGCGGCGCCGTGGGTTGCGCGGCAGGTCGAGCCGCTGGCGCTCCACCATTACCTGACGCTCCAGTACACGCCGGACCCGCTGACGATGTTTCAGGGCGTTTTTCAACTGCCGGCCGCGCACAAACTGGTCTTTGAGGCTGGCGCAGCGCCGAAGATCGAGCGCTGGCGGCAGATCGCCTTTGAGCCGAAACTGAACCTGAGCGACACCGAAGCGATTGAACAGGCGCGGGTTCTGTTACGTGAAGCGGTTGCGCGCCGTCTGATCGCCGAAGTGCCGCTCGGCGCTTTCCTGAGCGGCGGCATCGATTCGTCGATTATCGTTGCGTTGATGGCGGAACAGATGAGCGCACCGGTCAAGACCTTCTCGATCGGCTTCGATGAGCCGCTCTTCTCCGAAACGCGCTATGCGCGCGCCGTTGCCGAACGGTACGCCACCGACCATCACGAGTTCATCTTCCGCCCTGCCGACCTGACAGCCACGATTGAAGCGGTGGTCGAGGCGTGTGACGAACCGCTGGCAGACCCGGCGGCGCTGCCGCTGTTCGAGTTGTCGCGCCAGACGCGCAGGCACGTCACAGTGGCGCTGTGCGGCGACGGCGGCGACGAGACGCTTGCGGGGTATCGGCGGTACGCGCTTGACGGTTTGCTGCGCCCGTATGCCGCATTGCCGGCGTGGATCACGCGGCGGGCTGTGCCGGCAGCCGTGGGATGGCTCCCCGACCCGACATGGATCCCCGAGGATCGCAGCCCGATCACCGGATTGAAGCGACTGGCGCAATGGTCGGCGACGACCCCCAAAGCCTCGCTGGTGCGCTGGGGATCGTACTTCAGCCACGATGACAAACTGGCGCTTTACACCGACCGCTGGCGCGATGCGTTTGCGAATGTCGATACGGCGGACCTGATCGCCGCCGCCTATGACAACGCGCGCGCCGCGAGTCACCTGGACCGGACGCTCCATGCCGATCACGTGACATACCTGGCGGGCGACCTGTTGCCGAAGACCGACCGGATGAGCATGGCGCACGCGGTTGAAGTGCGCGCGCCACTCCTCGACGACTGGTGGGTCGCATGGACGGCACGGCTGCCAGAACGCTTCAAGGTGCGCGGCACACAGACGAAATGGCTGCTCAAAGCCGCATTCGGCGACAAACTCCCGCCGGAGGTGGCTGCGCGCGGCAAACAAGGGTTCAGCGTACCGGTGGGGCAATGGCTGCGCGGCGAACTGCGCGCATGGGCGCGCGAGCGCTTGCTGGGCAACCCGGCGCTGCGCGAATGGTTCCGCCCTGCCGCGCTTGCGCAGTTGCTGGCGGAACACGACAGCGGGCGGATCAACCACGGCAAGCGCCTGTGGGCGCTGCTGCTGTTCGGGGTGTGGGTGGAGCGGTATGTCATACAGGAAGTGTGGAACAAGGCATGA
- a CDS encoding Uma2 family endonuclease: protein MTTPVTMPEVDPAQPPPPEYLPDYDRFITEDDAPVDNFFSEKQQRLLTEPLYSADVAARLGRPLLAAANVGIFFGEGEPAIVPDALLSLDVRLADDLWPKPNRSYFIWRFAKPPDVVVEIVSNREGGELDRKRTRYAQLGVGYCLVFDPQRLLGTELLRCYELRGRTYTPCDSPILRDVGLGARLWDGEYEGVQAVWLRWCDRDGHLIPTGAELAAQERQRAEAERQRAEAEQQRAEVERQRAEAEQQRAEAERQRAEAERQRAERLAARLRALGIDPDADMPEIHQ, encoded by the coding sequence ATGACGACGCCTGTGACTATGCCGGAGGTGGACCCCGCCCAACCGCCGCCGCCGGAGTATCTGCCGGATTATGACCGGTTCATCACCGAGGACGACGCGCCGGTGGACAACTTCTTCTCCGAAAAGCAACAGCGCCTGCTGACCGAGCCGCTCTACAGCGCCGACGTCGCCGCGCGCCTCGGACGCCCCCTCCTCGCCGCCGCCAATGTCGGCATCTTCTTCGGCGAAGGCGAGCCGGCCATCGTCCCCGACGCCCTGCTCAGCCTGGACGTGCGCCTCGCCGACGACCTCTGGCCCAAGCCCAACCGCTCGTATTTCATCTGGCGCTTCGCCAAGCCGCCCGACGTGGTGGTGGAGATCGTCTCCAACCGCGAAGGCGGCGAACTCGACCGCAAACGGACGCGGTACGCCCAACTCGGCGTCGGCTACTGCCTCGTCTTCGACCCGCAGCGCCTCCTGGGAACGGAACTCCTGCGCTGCTACGAGTTGCGCGGGCGGACCTACACGCCGTGCGACAGCCCCATCCTGCGCGACGTCGGGCTGGGGGCGCGCCTGTGGGACGGGGAGTACGAAGGGGTGCAGGCGGTCTGGCTGCGCTGGTGCGACCGGGACGGCCACCTGATCCCCACCGGGGCGGAACTGGCGGCGCAAGAGCGCCAGCGCGCCGAAGCCGAGCGCCAGCGCGCCGAAGCCGAACAACAGCGTGCCGAAGTGGAGCGCCAGCGCGCCGAAGCCGAACAACAGCGTGCCGAAGCCGAGCGCCAGCGCGCCGAAGCCGAGCGCCAGCGCGCCGAGCGGCTGGCGGCGCGGTTGCGCGCCCTGGGGATCGACCCCGATGCGGATATGCCCGAAATACATCAATAA